One window of Branchiostoma lanceolatum isolate klBraLanc5 chromosome 6, klBraLanc5.hap2, whole genome shotgun sequence genomic DNA carries:
- the LOC136437580 gene encoding sterol regulatory element-binding protein 1-like, whose protein sequence is MAAEQQWTGADPGFPDLPPDFSGNSGFEDGLLDDIDDMLQQFGDGNADFLLNAALDPLVGGQETSSLLSPPISPPRDQFNFTANMNPTLPQQQQQPSQQTTNTPVQHYGTTQNVSLQNLLNTQRSGSFSPNNAMQVQQQLYQQPQGTSPVQQVQRQQQLSPASQAPSPQPMQQGQIHQVVIQPQVLSIIKTDSLTSCTATTASVSAPLQTAVVNGNTILTTTIPMLIDTEKLPINRLTVAKPASPVQKVEKRSSHNAIEKRYRSSINDKIIELKNLVVGEEAKMNKAGVLRKAIDHIHHQEKIINKLKQENLQLKMALQKREIAMM, encoded by the exons ATGGCGGCGGAGCAACAGTGGACGGGTGCGGACCCGGGTTTCCCGGACTTACCGCCCGACTTTAGCGGCAACAGCGGCTTCGAGGATGGCCTACTGGACGACATCGATG ACATGCTCCAACAGTTTGGGGATGGGAATGCGGATTTCCTTCTCAACGCTGCGCTGGACCCGTTGGTGGGAGGGCAGGAGACGTCCAGTCTCCTGTCTCCCCCCATCTCACCCCCCAGGGACCAATTCAACTTCACCGCCAACATGAACCCTACCTTaccacagcaacaacaacaaccctcCCAACAGACTACCAACACCCCAGTACAGCACTACGGGACCACACAGAACGTCTCGCTACAGAATCTACTCAACACTCAGCGCAGCGGTAGCTTCAGTCCCAACAATGCCATGcaggtgcagcagcagctgtatCAGCAGCCGCAGGGCACGTCTCCGGTGCAGCAGGTGCAGAGACAACAGCAGCTGTCTCCAGCTAGCCAGGCACCATCTCCGCAGCCGATGCAGCAGGGACAGATTCACCAG GTGGTGATCCAGCCTCAGGTAttgtcaatcatcaaaaccgACTCCTTGACATCTTGCACCGCCACGACAGCCTCGGTCTCTGCTCCGCTACAAACAGCCGTCGTCAACGGCAACACCATCCTCACGACCACCATTCCGATGCTCATCGACACCGAGAAGCTGCCAATCAATCGGCTCACGGTTGCAAAACCGGCGTCTCCCGTCCAGAAGGTGGAAAAGCGGTCGTCCCACAACGCCATCGAGAAGCGCTACCGTAGTAGCATTAACGACAAAATCATTGAACTGAAAAACCTGGTTGTCGGAGAAGAGGCCAAG ATGAACAAAGCTGGAGTTCTGAGAAAAGCCATTGACCATATCCACCACCAAGAAAAGATCATCAACAAACTTAAACAGGAGAACCTCCAACTCAAGATGGCCCTTCAGAAGAGAG AAATTGCGATGATGTAA